From Mytilus galloprovincialis chromosome 9, xbMytGall1.hap1.1, whole genome shotgun sequence, the proteins below share one genomic window:
- the LOC143046314 gene encoding outer membrane lipoprotein Blc-like: MYTILLTTVLLPVVSGFLLGSFGLGSAVTTVTQLDVNKYLGRWFQMYASQSVYATFERKAVCVTADYTMSTDGSGHINVLNSERLSEAKGDLKVIHGYATPTKDVGKLTVHLETVGFNAPYWVMKLGPATFGPDNKYQYALVSDNLKATLFVLARDPVVFKRDYEAEVMQFLKSEGFTSIINKPISTYHGADCTYNSDHV, from the exons ATGTATACCATTCTACTTACAACTGTGTTATTGCCTGTAGTGTCAGGTTTCCTGCTGGGTTCGTTTGGATTAGGCTCTGCAGTAACTACGGTGACACAACTGGACGTGAACAAATATTTAGGAAGATGGTTCCAAATGTACGCTAGCCAATCTGTTTATGCTACATTCGAAAGAAAAGCCGTGTGTGTAACTGCGGATT ATACAATGTCAACAGATGGAAGTGGACATATTAATGTCCTTAACTCTGAGAGACTCAGTGAAGCTAAGGGAGACCTGAAAGTTATACATGGATATGCTACACCCACCAAAGATGTCGGAAAATTAACCGTCCATCTAGAAACAGTAGGATTTAATGCACCTT ACTGGGTGATGAAACTTGGACCTGCAACGTTTGGACCAGACAACAAATATCAATACGCTCTAGTGTCTGACAATTTGAAGGCCACTTTATTTGTTCTAGCACGTGACCCCGTCGTCTTCAAACGAGATTATGAGGCAGAGGTTATGCAGTTTCTGAAAAGTGAAGGATTTACTTCCATTATAAACAAACCTATTAGTACTTACCATGGGGCGGACTGTACCTATAATAGTGATCACGTCTAG